The Pricia mediterranea genome includes a window with the following:
- a CDS encoding ABC transporter ATP-binding protein, which translates to MNNILVTKEVTKRYGGHTALDKVSLEIPKNSIYGLLGPNGAGKTTLIRIINQITFPDQGKVYFDGQPLKPRHIAQIGYLPEERGLYKSMKVGEQALYLAQLKGLSKSEAKKRLKFWFERLEIGDWWNKKIQELSKGMAQKIQFIVTVLHEPKLLIFDEPFSGFDPINANIIKDEILQLKEKGTSIIFSTHRMESVEELCEHIALIHRSEKILDGKLSAIKKAYKNNIFNVGLETDNGDIILKELAENFDISSSKYDVGERQLDFRLQLPNGDSGSVLNYLSSKANINHFVETIPSANEIFIRTVQSKGIHE; encoded by the coding sequence ATGAACAACATTTTGGTCACGAAAGAGGTCACCAAACGTTATGGCGGTCATACGGCCCTTGATAAGGTTTCCCTTGAAATTCCCAAAAACAGTATCTACGGACTATTAGGCCCCAATGGGGCCGGAAAGACCACCCTTATACGAATTATCAATCAGATTACTTTTCCTGACCAAGGGAAGGTCTATTTTGACGGCCAACCTTTAAAACCCCGACACATTGCCCAAATCGGATATTTGCCCGAAGAAAGGGGACTCTACAAATCGATGAAGGTCGGGGAACAGGCCCTGTATTTGGCGCAGTTGAAAGGGCTGTCGAAGTCCGAAGCAAAAAAACGGTTGAAATTTTGGTTCGAACGTTTGGAGATAGGGGACTGGTGGAACAAGAAAATTCAGGAGCTTTCGAAAGGCATGGCCCAGAAAATCCAGTTTATAGTAACCGTGCTACACGAGCCCAAACTGCTCATTTTCGACGAACCCTTTAGCGGTTTCGATCCCATCAATGCCAATATCATCAAAGACGAGATACTGCAGCTCAAGGAAAAGGGCACCTCGATTATATTCTCGACCCATAGAATGGAATCCGTCGAAGAACTTTGCGAGCATATCGCCTTGATCCACCGCTCGGAAAAAATATTGGACGGAAAGCTATCCGCCATCAAGAAGGCATACAAGAACAATATCTTCAACGTTGGTCTCGAGACCGATAATGGCGATATAATCTTAAAGGAACTGGCGGAAAATTTCGATATCAGCTCGTCAAAATACGATGTAGGGGAGCGGCAGCTCGATTTTAGGTTGCAACTTCCGAACGGGGACTCCGGTTCGGTGTTAAACTATCTTTCCTCGAAGGCGAACATCAACCATTTTGTAGAAACGATTCCCTCGGCCAACGAAATATTTATTCGAACGGTACAAAGCAAAGGCATCCATGAATAA